In Hypomesus transpacificus isolate Combined female unplaced genomic scaffold, fHypTra1 scaffold_129, whole genome shotgun sequence, the genomic window GTGCCCTGGTTCAGACTGCAGCACCATGCTGACGGGGGTGAAGTCTCTGAAGATCGTCAAGAAGGCCGGGGACGTCGACGGCTCCTGGCTCAAGGACCCCACCAAGGGCTCGGCTAAGATCTACTTCTTCAGCGGGACCAGGAACAGCACGGTGCTGGAGTTTCCCTCCCTCAAGGTGTTCACCCAGGTCAACTCCAGTCATCGAGCCCTGAGCATGCAGCTTCCCCATCCCTGGCAGGGAACAGGACACGTGGTCTATAACGGCTTCCTCTACTACCACAAGGCCGACACGCCCAACAGGATCCTGAAGGTGAGAAGAAAAGGGTCTCACCTCAGAGCGTTATCGCTGACGAGGCGTggggaaaaggagggggggggtcaaatcTCATTGCCTAGCGAGGGTTGGCAGAAAAGTGAAGTAGAAATGTTTTACTTATCTGTTCAGTAGAAAATAGACAGTGTATCCTTGTACAGATTTTACAactcgctttggatgaaaacatttgctgaatgaaaaaaaagataTGCAAGTATTGCATTGTATTGCATCATGTTATATCATACCATGTCACATTCTattctgttgtgttgtgttgcattcTCCAGGTGTTCCTCCAGAACCAGACAATAGTTGACAGCATGCTGCTCCCTGGAGCTGGGAGGCTACCTGTCtactccctcaccccccagacCTACCTGGCCCTGACCGTGGATGAGCTGGGCCTCTGGGTGCTCCATGCGGACCCCGAATTCGGCGGCAATCTGGTCATCACCAAGCTGGACAAGGACAGTCTGGCGGTGGAACACACCTGGGACACGGCCTGCCAGAGCCGGGATGCCGAGGGGGCGTTCCTGACCTGCGGCACCCTCAACGTGGTGTACAACTCTCGCTACGGAGGCAGGTCGAGCGTCCAGTGCCTGTACGACATCCACGACACCATCCACCACAGCGAAGACAACCCGCTGGTGTTTTTCCCCAAGCGCTACACCAGTCACTCCAGCCTCAACTACCACCCCAAGGACAGGCAGCTGTACGCATGGGACGATGGCTACCAGACGGTCTATAAGGTGGAGACCAAGAGGAAGGTCGACTCCgcttgagggggagggagggggcggggggggaggggtattgCACAATATCTATGCAATATTGGAAGAATGATCGAAATCATATTCATTGTATCCTACTAGAACACCTGTAATAAATCAATCTACTCAAGTACAACAAGCTAGATAGAACGTCTTATTAACACTAGATGGCGCCCTTGTCTTAAGAACAGATTACTGTAATAAACGCTTGTTTCAAACCGGTCTGATGTCCCGTGCTTTCTTGAGAACTTGTAGATATTCAAAAACTGGTTTGGCTGAAGTGTGACAGGGAGCGTCTACATGGAGCCTAAGATGAAGTTACATTTAGGTTAACATATTTGATTTAACCGCTGGTTAACTTTAGTGAGG contains:
- the olfml1 gene encoding olfactomedin-like protein 3, producing the protein MRMWTWLVSLLLLTLGVAQTQRSPQEAFMMQYFERRLAQLEERVNLCEQRSQRVDQNIYAFTTEVRGQLATMDVQRLEVKSQVEGVAMRVDRVERDVEYLENKVPNQPHIEVEESVQEQQLRDAQLSQLKRKAKITKGTDCSTMLTGVKSLKIVKKAGDVDGSWLKDPTKGSAKIYFFSGTRNSTVLEFPSLKVFTQVNSSHRALSMQLPHPWQGTGHVVYNGFLYYHKADTPNRILKVFLQNQTIVDSMLLPGAGRLPVYSLTPQTYLALTVDELGLWVLHADPEFGGNLVITKLDKDSLAVEHTWDTACQSRDAEGAFLTCGTLNVVYNSRYGGRSSVQCLYDIHDTIHHSEDNPLVFFPKRYTSHSSLNYHPKDRQLYAWDDGYQTVYKVETKRKVDSA